A genome region from Kogia breviceps isolate mKogBre1 chromosome 13, mKogBre1 haplotype 1, whole genome shotgun sequence includes the following:
- the C13H6orf120 gene encoding UPF0669 protein C6orf120 homolog — MAAPWKSALLLLLASQAVSSVNASDEEDVPEEWILLHVVQGQIGAGNYSYLRLNHEGKIVLKMQSLKGDADLYVSDSTLHPSFDDYELQSVTCGQDVVFIPAHFQRPVGIGIYGHPSHHESEFEMKVYYDTTIEQHPFGETAYSDGTDTSRKQAYAPEDASQEEESVIWTILISILKLVLEILF, encoded by the coding sequence ATGGCAGCTCCGTGGAAGAGCgctctgctgctgcttctggcATCTCAGGCTGTGTCCTCGGTGAACGCCTCTGACGAGGAGGACGTTCCAGAAGAATGGATCCTTCTGCACGTTGTTCAGGGTCAGATAGGAGCTGGGAATTACAGCTATTTGAGGTTAAATCATGAGGGAAAGATAGTTCTTAAGATGCAGAGCTTGAAAGGTGATGCGGACCTGTATGTATCCGATAGCACCCTCCACCCGAGCTTTGATGACTACGAGTTACAGTCTGTCACTTGTGGCCAGGACGTGGTTTTCATACCAGCGCACTTCCAGCGCCCCGTGGGAATAGGGATTTATGGACATCCATCTCACCACGAGAGTGAATTTGAAATGAAAGTGTATTATGATACAACGATCGAACAGCACCCGTTTGGTGAGACTGCTTATTCAGACGGTACAGATACGAGTCGTAAGCAGGCTTATGCTCCAGAAGATGCATCTCAAGAAGAGGAATCTGTTATTTGGACGATATTAATTAGTATTTTGAAATTGGTACTTGAAATTCTTTTTTGA